The stretch of DNA GGCAGGTGCAGGGTCAGGTCGTCGGAGGTAACCAAGGGATAGTCGAAATAGATGTCCCAGTGGCGGACGGCGCGGTCGAAAGGGTTCTTGCCATTCGCCTCGAGGATGTCAGCGAGGAGGATGGTGCGGCTGCCGGTGCGGGCGGCCGCATTGGGAACGTCCAGCGTGGCTTCCACTTGGAGGGGCTGGGCGGAGTCTTCCCAGCCGCTGAGTTTCTCCAGCTTGACCTGCGCATCGGCGGGCAGCCAGGCGCGGATGGTGTCTTCCACCTGCTTGCGGCGCCCGGTTTCATCCTCCTCGAGGGCACCGAGACGCTGGTCAAGAGCGAAGAGCCCGGTGTAGGTCAGGGAGAGACGGCCGTGGAGACTGCCGTCCTCCGCCAGGGTGAACTCACCCTTGCGCAGGCGCTGCGAGGCCTCGGGGTTGGGCAGGGGCGTGGTCACGAACTGGGCGCCGTCCGGGGTGGGGCGCAGACCCGGCACTTTGATGTCTTCCCCAGGGATGAGGCCAAAAGGACAGCCCGGAGTGCCCGGGTCGAAGTAGCGCTCCTCGTTGCCCACCTTGACTACGGCCAGGGCCCAGCCCAACTGCCAGGTGTCCATAACTCGACGATCGAAGGGCATGTCGCCGCGCTCGGCGATCCAGACCATGGCGGTCTCGAATCCGGCAGCCCGGGCCAAGGCCAGGAAGGTCTCGTTGATCTCAGTGCGGCCGCCGTAGCCGTGCTCCAGGACCTGCTCGGCGCTCTTCGCTTCCTTCAGCTTCTCGCGCTTGGCCTCCGCCTCCGTCTTCCCGTGCTCGTAACTGAGATTGCGGATCTGCTGCGCGCGGGCGTAGAGCTTGCGCAGCTTGGTTTCGGGCGGGTCGGAAGGCTGCACCAGGCGCGCGACCTCCCGCGTCACGCCGTCGCGGGCCTTGGTATAGTCCTCGAGCCATTTGGACCAGGATTTTCCGATGTCCTTCCAGTAGTCGTCTTCCGTGGTGGTGCGGGAAAAGAGTTGGTAAAAGCGCACGTGCCACTTCAGGACCTCCGCAGGGAGGCTGAGGTCCTCGGGGTCAAAGGGGGGGACATTAGAGAGCGTGAGTTCGAGCGTTCCCGGGTCAGTCCGGGAGTAATCGGCGTTGTCCGGAAGAGAGGAGACCGGGGCGACCATCACGCCGGGCGGAACGTTCAAGACATACCGGGCCTGCAGCATGGGCAATTCTTCCTGCACGATCCAGGGCGGGATGACGAAGTAGCCGAGACTCCAGCTCAGCCGGTAACGGTACTCCAGGATGCAGCCGGGCTGCACGCTGGGGAAGGTGAAGGCGGTGGCCCGCACGTCGAAGCCATGACGCTTGGCGATGACTTTGTCGAGGACCTTGCCATCGAAGGGGACGATGGTCCCGTCAGCCAGAACGGTGCGCGCCTTCAGGTCAGAGAGGCGCAGGAAGTCCCGGTTATAGGGGATCTGGATGTCGCCGTACTTCTTGGCCGCATCGGTGAAGACCTTGATGCGGTAGTACTCGCTGATCGAGTGCTCGCGATTGTTGATGACGGTTTCGTGGTAGAGGATCTCGGCGTTGCTGGGGTTGGAGGCATCCTTCTTCATGGCCAGCTCGACCGGATTCACGGGGGGGAAATCGTCGTCGGGCCACGCGGCGGTCACGGCCAGCAGCAGCCA from Terriglobales bacterium encodes:
- a CDS encoding DUF3857 domain-containing protein, which gives rise to MLKPAVLVAWLLLAVTAAWPDDDFPPVNPVELAMKKDASNPSNAEILYHETVINNREHSISEYYRIKVFTDAAKKYGDIQIPYNRDFLRLSDLKARTVLADGTIVPFDGKVLDKVIAKRHGFDVRATAFTFPSVQPGCILEYRYRLSWSLGYFVIPPWIVQEELPMLQARYVLNVPPGVMVAPVSSLPDNADYSRTDPGTLELTLSNVPPFDPEDLSLPAEVLKWHVRFYQLFSRTTTEDDYWKDIGKSWSKWLEDYTKARDGVTREVARLVQPSDPPETKLRKLYARAQQIRNLSYEHGKTEAEAKREKLKEAKSAEQVLEHGYGGRTEINETFLALARAAGFETAMVWIAERGDMPFDRRVMDTWQLGWALAVVKVGNEERYFDPGTPGCPFGLIPGEDIKVPGLRPTPDGAQFVTTPLPNPEASQRLRKGEFTLAEDGSLHGRLSLTYTGLFALDQRLGALEEDETGRRKQVEDTIRAWLPADAQVKLEKLSGWEDSAQPLQVEATLDVPNAAARTGSRTILLADILEANGKNPFDRAVRHWDIYFDYPLVTSDDLTLHLPAGWQIEALPPPHDFGGGSNLHYQVSRIQAGADVRVQRQSRRNDIFFTSGFYPAVRQFYANVGASDEEPIVLRAGASAPQPASQATRKP